A portion of the Stigmatella aurantiaca DW4/3-1 genome contains these proteins:
- a CDS encoding transposase — MKTLPSGKHPCVVVLDNAGIHTSKAVQRALPALSRVGLSLFYLPAYSPQLNEVEPVFGVIKGHEMPERSYATLSALMAAVRRAFRHQITSRR, encoded by the coding sequence GTGAAAACGCTCCCCTCCGGCAAGCACCCCTGCGTTGTCGTCCTCGACAACGCGGGCATCCACACCAGTAAGGCCGTGCAGCGGGCGTTGCCTGCGCTCTCCCGGGTCGGCTTGTCGCTGTTCTACTTACCGGCCTACTCACCGCAGCTCAACGAGGTAGAGCCCGTCTTCGGCGTCATCAAGGGCCACGAAATGCCCGAGCGCAGCTACGCGACGCTCTCTGCGCTGATGGCGGCTGTGCGCCGAGCCTTCCGGCATCAGATCACCTCTCGCAGGTGA
- a CDS encoding ATP-binding protein gives MRSTFSPAPPLNFLCEYQGGSGVGLSIVQTLVMRLGGNADVESTPGAGTTVLVTVLTA, from the coding sequence TTGCGCTCGACATTTTCGCCTGCGCCACCTCTGAACTTCCTATGCGAGTACCAAGGCGGCTCGGGCGTGGGCCTGTCCATCGTGCAGACGCTGGTGATGCGCCTGGGCGGCAACGCAGACGTGGAGTCAACGCCGGGCGCGGGGACCACCGTTCTAGTCACCGTGCTCACGGCCTGA
- a CDS encoding RidA family protein has protein sequence MATRETVFPANPHALFEQHGYSPAIRSGSLLFVSGQVGAREDGSPEPDLKKQVHLAFENLRKILEAAGCSFEDVMDVTTFHIDAEASLPHLIEAKQKAFPQKPYPNLTAVGVTWLAGFQFEIKVIARIPGA, from the coding sequence ATGGCGACACGCGAGACCGTCTTTCCCGCCAATCCACATGCCCTGTTCGAGCAACATGGCTATTCGCCGGCGATCCGATCGGGCAGCCTGCTATTCGTTTCAGGCCAGGTCGGAGCACGCGAGGACGGCTCCCCAGAGCCCGACCTCAAAAAGCAGGTCCATCTGGCGTTCGAAAATCTCAGGAAGATTCTGGAAGCCGCCGGGTGCAGCTTCGAGGACGTGATGGATGTGACCACCTTTCACATCGATGCCGAAGCCAGCCTGCCGCACCTGATCGAAGCCAAGCAGAAGGCCTTCCCCCAAAAGCCCTATCCCAACTTGACCGCGGTCGGCGTCACTTGGCTCGCTGGGTTCCAGTTCGAGATCAAGGTGATCGCTCGGATACCGGGTGCATGA
- a CDS encoding MarR family winged helix-turn-helix transcriptional regulator, protein MGVRKVSSWALWTLNFEFSMSILVEVEPQVREHGLEMKELFLLDKLDEHPNPAALARALLTPKPSVTFMVKRMEAAGFLRRETQADDLRRFRLTLTPSGRKAMEAARALLDEACERRLARLTQAERSELARLLECLQKSED, encoded by the coding sequence GTGGGTGTGCGCAAGGTCTCGTCGTGGGCGCTCTGGACGCTCAACTTCGAGTTCTCGATGTCGATCCTCGTGGAGGTCGAGCCTCAGGTGCGCGAGCACGGACTCGAGATGAAAGAGCTCTTCCTCCTCGACAAGCTCGACGAGCACCCGAATCCTGCGGCCCTCGCCCGCGCGTTGCTCACGCCGAAGCCGTCTGTCACGTTCATGGTGAAGCGGATGGAGGCGGCGGGTTTTCTCCGGCGCGAGACGCAGGCCGATGATCTGCGGCGCTTCCGCCTCACGCTCACGCCGTCAGGGCGCAAGGCGATGGAGGCGGCACGCGCGCTGCTCGACGAAGCATGCGAACGGCGCCTGGCGCGTTTGACCCAGGCGGAGCGCTCGGAGCTGGCGAGGCTCCTGGAGTGTCTGCAGAAGTCCGAGGACTGA
- a CDS encoding aldo/keto reductase encodes MPLDHYVTLGRSGLRVSPFCLGAMTFGEDLGWGSSVQESEAILDRYIELGGNFIDTANLYTKGHSEKIIGDRVGHDRAKRDRLVIATKFSGNMHVGDPNGGGSGRKSIIEACEQSLRRLRTDYIDLYWLHNWDALTPIEETMATLHDLVSSGKVRYIGVSDTPAWKTTQAQMLALFRGWAPFIALQIEYSLLERTVEGELIPMAKELGLGVTPWSPLKGGILSGKYTRANAGSVKMDRNWAASLLDDGKTYGLIDELQRIAAELDTTVARVALAWVQTRPAVASTIIGARSLAQFDDNVKALDVQLKPEQTAALDKLTEPVLPFPCGLLDLVRMGHAGGTTINGKPSQLLPAFGLSKKGDHY; translated from the coding sequence ATGCCGCTTGACCACTATGTCACACTGGGCCGCTCGGGACTGCGCGTGAGCCCCTTCTGCCTCGGCGCCATGACGTTCGGAGAAGACCTGGGCTGGGGCAGCAGCGTCCAGGAGTCCGAGGCCATCCTCGACCGCTACATCGAGCTGGGCGGCAACTTCATCGACACCGCGAACCTCTACACGAAGGGCCATTCCGAGAAGATCATCGGTGACCGCGTGGGCCATGACCGCGCGAAGCGCGACCGGCTCGTCATCGCGACGAAGTTCAGCGGGAACATGCACGTCGGCGATCCGAACGGCGGCGGCTCGGGCCGCAAATCGATCATCGAGGCCTGCGAGCAGTCGCTGAGGCGTCTGCGCACCGACTACATCGACCTCTACTGGCTGCACAACTGGGACGCGCTCACGCCCATCGAGGAGACGATGGCCACGCTGCATGACCTCGTGAGCTCGGGCAAGGTGCGCTACATCGGTGTCTCGGACACGCCCGCGTGGAAGACGACGCAGGCGCAGATGCTCGCGCTCTTTCGGGGCTGGGCGCCGTTCATCGCCCTGCAGATCGAGTACTCCCTCCTCGAGCGCACCGTGGAAGGCGAGCTCATTCCGATGGCCAAGGAGCTGGGGCTCGGCGTCACGCCATGGTCGCCGCTCAAGGGCGGCATCCTCAGCGGCAAGTACACGCGCGCGAACGCCGGCTCGGTGAAGATGGACCGCAACTGGGCCGCGAGCCTCCTCGATGACGGAAAGACCTATGGCCTCATCGACGAGTTGCAGCGAATCGCGGCCGAACTCGACACGACCGTCGCGCGCGTCGCACTCGCGTGGGTGCAAACACGGCCCGCGGTCGCGTCGACGATCATCGGCGCTCGCTCGCTCGCGCAGTTCGACGACAACGTGAAGGCCCTCGATGTCCAGCTGAAGCCCGAGCAGACCGCGGCCCTCGACAAGCTCACCGAGCCGGTGCTGCCCTTCCCTTGCGGCCTGCTCGATCTGGTGCGCATGGGCCACGCGGGTGGCACCACCATCAACGGAAAGCCCTCGCAGCTTCTCCCTGCGTTTGGCCTCTCGAAGAAGGGCGATCACTACTGA
- a CDS encoding Kelch repeat-containing protein: MKRFKSALALAGLLSLNAQAGTWSPTSPAPMSYGADAIMRLRGTGEAMIVGLGFVQRYNPYTDTWRITSPMCAPGMCNNPMLTEFPSGKVLAISRAPGRMGGEVRLSTYLPETDQWAYLTQGFQVYRMDPAITLLPSGRALVTGGYHYPGLPPRATALSSVEEFDPVTETWTLLPGQMLTARSFHRATVLYSGKVLVTGGYTSDYQPIASAELYDPATGTWTAAGTLSHPRGSHQAIRLGSGHVMVLSNSQEGPSEAATAVDIYDPYNQRWYAGPALPFTQPSSATLLTTNEVLVTNNSGQAALYSPSQNAWQLEPSSSPSSYLRPAVLLYTGQVLFMPGNQLRAERYTR, translated from the coding sequence ATGAAGCGCTTCAAATCAGCTCTGGCACTGGCAGGATTGCTTTCCCTCAACGCTCAGGCCGGGACGTGGTCTCCCACGTCCCCTGCGCCCATGTCCTATGGCGCCGATGCGATCATGCGCCTCCGCGGCACGGGGGAGGCCATGATCGTCGGTTTGGGATTCGTGCAGCGCTACAATCCCTACACGGACACATGGCGAATCACGAGCCCCATGTGCGCTCCCGGGATGTGCAACAACCCCATGCTGACCGAGTTCCCCTCAGGCAAGGTGCTGGCCATCTCCAGGGCCCCAGGCCGGATGGGGGGCGAGGTGAGGCTGAGTACCTACTTGCCGGAGACGGATCAATGGGCCTACCTGACGCAAGGGTTTCAGGTCTACCGCATGGATCCGGCCATCACGTTGCTTCCCTCGGGCCGGGCCCTCGTGACGGGGGGCTATCACTACCCGGGCCTACCGCCGCGGGCCACCGCCCTGTCGAGCGTGGAGGAGTTCGATCCCGTCACGGAGACGTGGACCCTTCTGCCAGGACAGATGCTGACGGCCCGGAGCTTCCATCGCGCGACGGTGCTCTACTCGGGCAAGGTTCTGGTCACCGGGGGTTACACGTCGGACTATCAGCCCATCGCATCGGCCGAGCTGTACGATCCCGCCACGGGAACCTGGACGGCGGCGGGCACGCTGTCACATCCCCGGGGCTCTCATCAGGCGATCCGGCTCGGTTCAGGCCACGTGATGGTCTTGAGCAATAGTCAGGAAGGCCCCTCCGAGGCAGCGACCGCCGTGGACATCTATGACCCGTACAATCAGCGCTGGTACGCGGGACCTGCACTTCCCTTCACGCAGCCTTCCAGCGCGACGCTGCTCACCACCAACGAAGTGCTGGTCACGAACAACAGTGGACAGGCGGCGCTGTACTCGCCTTCCCAGAATGCCTGGCAGTTGGAACCCTCCTCCTCCCCTTCTTCCTATTTGAGGCCCGCGGTCCTGCTCTACACGGGCCAGGTGCTCTTCATGCCTGGCAACCAGCTCAGAGCGGAGCGCTACACGCGCTGA
- a CDS encoding tetratricopeptide repeat protein: MSTPRFEALLKSGDVQQAREEAEGAFRRNPADRRALIALAKLAVLDGEAAKAESYLQKAAGGSAEDEVDVGLVRASLLMQRGEAGPAQALYSKLTQSQPPRAEAFYGLGFLLAEAGDNTAACAALERAVQLEPGGAVYHFQLARVLFALARLKEAFQHLEQSLRLNPGHVPSYLVFAIALQAGGELEAAEDILRQGLKVAPDEPHLLKALSNVLAGKGDFPGAVEAAETLARVQPDHPSALSNLARFRMAQRNFPEALALCRKLSERGQATSLSRSVEAMIYETQEPPDLKAAVAAWRSAMKLDPQDWGPANNLGLLLLTRMEGPEVQKQAQEALEEALRRAPEQPEPQLNLALVSAQLGDKARAKELTQALLSRGVSLAPELKEQAERLLKQLD; encoded by the coding sequence ATGAGCACTCCGCGTTTCGAGGCACTTCTCAAGTCGGGTGATGTGCAGCAAGCGCGGGAGGAGGCCGAAGGGGCCTTCCGGCGCAATCCCGCCGACCGGCGGGCGCTGATTGCGCTGGCGAAGCTGGCGGTGCTGGACGGAGAGGCGGCCAAGGCGGAGTCCTACCTGCAGAAGGCCGCGGGGGGAAGCGCCGAGGACGAGGTGGACGTGGGGCTGGTGCGTGCCTCGCTGCTCATGCAGCGGGGTGAGGCGGGTCCAGCCCAGGCGCTCTACAGCAAGCTGACGCAGTCTCAGCCGCCGCGCGCGGAGGCCTTCTACGGACTGGGCTTCCTGCTGGCCGAGGCCGGGGACAACACTGCGGCGTGCGCGGCCTTGGAGCGCGCCGTCCAACTCGAGCCAGGGGGAGCGGTCTACCACTTCCAACTGGCGCGGGTCCTGTTTGCCCTGGCGCGGCTGAAGGAAGCGTTCCAGCACCTGGAGCAGTCGCTGCGGCTCAACCCCGGGCACGTGCCCTCGTACCTCGTCTTCGCCATCGCCTTGCAGGCGGGCGGAGAGCTGGAGGCGGCCGAGGACATCCTGCGCCAGGGGTTGAAGGTGGCCCCGGACGAGCCCCACCTCTTGAAGGCCCTGAGCAACGTGCTGGCGGGCAAGGGGGATTTCCCGGGCGCGGTGGAAGCGGCGGAGACGCTGGCGCGTGTCCAGCCAGACCACCCGTCGGCGCTGAGCAACCTGGCGCGCTTCCGGATGGCGCAGCGCAACTTCCCCGAGGCGCTCGCGCTGTGCCGCAAGCTCTCCGAGCGCGGCCAGGCCACCTCGCTGAGCCGCTCGGTGGAGGCGATGATCTACGAGACCCAGGAGCCCCCCGACCTGAAGGCGGCGGTGGCGGCGTGGCGCTCGGCCATGAAGCTGGACCCGCAGGACTGGGGGCCGGCCAACAACCTGGGCCTGCTGCTGCTGACGCGGATGGAGGGGCCCGAGGTGCAGAAGCAGGCCCAGGAGGCGCTGGAGGAGGCCTTGCGCCGGGCGCCGGAGCAGCCCGAGCCCCAGCTCAACCTGGCGCTGGTGTCTGCCCAACTGGGCGACAAGGCCCGGGCGAAGGAGCTGACGCAGGCCCTGTTGTCGCGCGGGGTCTCGCTGGCGCCGGAGCTGAAGGAGCAGGCCGAGCGGCTGCTGAAGCAGCTCGACTGA
- a CDS encoding DUF3592 domain-containing protein, protein MRLLWGFIHVLCALLAAVGTVFLVVGLKEVWRASRTRRWPTAPGKVISTEELQHLRKVPSEEGGGTRLLYEALVHYEYTVGRVLIGSTRVRVSPTATGSEARSQAVLARYPPGQELRVFYNPGDPTESVLEPGAHPLDFLRAGVGGALLFMAVAAQFVVRWFSARL, encoded by the coding sequence GTGCGTCTGCTTTGGGGCTTCATCCACGTCCTCTGTGCGCTGCTCGCGGCCGTGGGCACGGTCTTTCTGGTGGTGGGGTTGAAGGAAGTCTGGCGGGCGTCGCGCACGCGGCGCTGGCCCACCGCTCCGGGCAAGGTCATCTCCACGGAGGAACTGCAGCACCTTCGCAAGGTGCCTTCGGAGGAGGGTGGGGGAACCCGCCTCCTCTATGAGGCCCTGGTTCACTACGAGTACACCGTGGGCCGGGTGCTCATCGGCTCGACCCGTGTCCGCGTCAGCCCCACCGCGACGGGCAGCGAGGCGCGCTCCCAGGCCGTTCTGGCGCGCTATCCCCCCGGCCAGGAACTCCGGGTCTTCTACAACCCAGGGGATCCGACCGAATCCGTGCTGGAGCCGGGGGCCCACCCCCTGGACTTCCTCCGGGCAGGGGTGGGGGGCGCCCTCCTGTTCATGGCCGTGGCCGCGCAGTTCGTCGTCCGGTGGTTCTCCGCGCGCCTGTGA
- the ung gene encoding uracil-DNA glycosylase has product MWERLPEGWKQELKGALEAPSAEALERFVDQERGEATIYPPEEELFSAFQLTPPERVRVLILGQDPYHGPGQAHGLAFSVRPGVRLPPSLLNIFKELQSDLGLPPAMGGSLVSWAEQGVLLLNAVLTVRAGTPNSHAAHGWEEFTDAVIQAVSARPEPVVFVLWGGYARKKKKLIDTKRHAILEAAHPSPLSASQGFFGSRPFSRINEALVARGREPIDWRLPG; this is encoded by the coding sequence ATGTGGGAACGGTTGCCAGAAGGGTGGAAGCAGGAACTCAAGGGGGCGCTGGAGGCGCCCTCGGCCGAGGCGCTGGAGCGCTTCGTGGACCAGGAGCGGGGGGAGGCCACCATCTACCCGCCCGAGGAGGAGCTGTTCTCGGCGTTCCAGCTGACGCCGCCCGAGCGCGTGCGGGTGCTCATCCTGGGGCAGGACCCCTACCATGGGCCGGGGCAGGCGCACGGCCTGGCCTTCTCGGTTCGTCCGGGGGTGAGGTTGCCGCCCTCCTTGTTGAACATCTTCAAGGAGCTTCAGAGCGACCTGGGGCTGCCCCCGGCCATGGGGGGCTCGCTGGTGTCCTGGGCGGAGCAGGGGGTGCTGCTCCTGAACGCGGTGCTGACGGTGCGGGCAGGCACCCCCAACAGCCATGCGGCGCACGGCTGGGAGGAGTTCACGGACGCGGTCATCCAGGCGGTGAGCGCGAGGCCGGAGCCGGTGGTGTTCGTCTTGTGGGGAGGCTACGCGCGCAAGAAGAAGAAGCTCATCGACACGAAGCGGCATGCCATCCTCGAGGCGGCGCACCCGTCGCCGCTGTCGGCCTCTCAGGGGTTCTTCGGCAGCCGTCCGTTCAGCCGCATCAATGAAGCGCTCGTCGCGCGGGGGCGGGAGCCCATCGATTGGCGCCTGCCGGGGTGA
- a CDS encoding CpaF family protein — protein MSMYNESLRAFLKPVLPYLDDPSVSEIMINGPADVWIERKGKLSKTDASFSEEGLIGAARNMAQFVGRLLNDERPRLDARLPDGSRIHVVIPPIARRGTTISIRKFFREKLNIDALIKYQSLTPPMARLIDAGIHTKLNMLVSGGTGSGKTTLLNIVSGLIPDDERILTIEDSAELQLNQSHLVSFESRPPDKFGKGGVDMGDLLHSALRLRPDRIVVGEVRGGEAFYLMQAMNTGHGGSLATCHANTPTDTLRRIESLCLMSAVELPMVAVRAQVASAINFIICCERLHDGSRKTIALSEVLPLNEKGDYRTQDIFVFTPVTKDEEGHVLGYHAPTGIIPTFVSKARAYGFTDLDEAFFDPATYGVPPPPSFQVGSSYEVRWAPSLKHRERGHPDPSEYKKQWADFERKLQEDARNGQEGKASASVQVQVPAARPAASARPPAPPVQARAPARPPPPPVSDDDKTPPPTRNPFAQGADDDLSAPSDFPTHTGLPPQDEPKVEVSEDLLAEATVQPPRRPAPGVAAPKPGASALPVLRPNASQPPRRPVPGRSAVEDEDEDIKTEGQNPGEKTQIRATPERPRR, from the coding sequence ATGTCCATGTACAATGAGTCCCTCCGCGCCTTTCTCAAGCCGGTCCTCCCGTACTTGGATGATCCCTCTGTCTCGGAGATCATGATCAACGGTCCGGCTGACGTCTGGATCGAGCGCAAGGGCAAGCTCTCCAAGACCGACGCCTCCTTCTCGGAGGAGGGGCTCATCGGTGCCGCGCGCAACATGGCCCAGTTCGTCGGCCGGCTCCTGAACGACGAGCGCCCCCGGCTCGATGCGCGCCTGCCCGATGGCAGCCGCATCCACGTCGTCATCCCGCCCATCGCCCGGCGCGGCACCACCATCTCCATCCGCAAGTTCTTCCGGGAAAAGCTGAACATCGATGCCCTCATCAAATACCAGTCGCTGACGCCGCCGATGGCGCGGCTCATCGACGCGGGCATCCACACCAAGCTCAACATGCTGGTGTCCGGCGGCACCGGCTCGGGCAAGACGACCCTGCTCAACATCGTCTCCGGCCTCATCCCCGACGATGAGCGCATCCTCACCATCGAGGACTCGGCGGAGCTTCAGCTCAACCAGTCCCACCTGGTCTCCTTCGAGAGCCGCCCCCCGGACAAGTTCGGCAAGGGCGGCGTGGACATGGGCGACCTCCTGCACTCGGCGCTGCGTCTGCGCCCCGACCGCATCGTGGTGGGCGAGGTGCGCGGCGGCGAGGCGTTCTACTTGATGCAGGCGATGAACACCGGCCACGGCGGCTCCCTGGCCACCTGCCACGCCAACACCCCCACCGACACCCTGCGGCGCATCGAGTCGCTGTGCCTCATGTCCGCCGTGGAATTGCCCATGGTGGCCGTGCGCGCCCAGGTGGCCAGCGCCATCAACTTCATCATCTGCTGCGAGCGCCTCCACGACGGCAGCCGCAAGACGATTGCCCTCTCCGAGGTGCTCCCCCTCAACGAGAAGGGCGACTACCGCACCCAGGACATCTTCGTCTTCACCCCCGTCACCAAGGACGAAGAGGGCCACGTGCTGGGCTACCACGCCCCCACGGGCATCATCCCCACCTTCGTCTCCAAGGCCCGGGCCTACGGCTTCACGGACCTGGACGAGGCCTTCTTCGATCCGGCCACCTACGGCGTGCCGCCCCCGCCCAGCTTCCAGGTCGGCTCCTCCTATGAGGTGCGCTGGGCCCCCTCGCTCAAGCACCGGGAACGGGGCCACCCCGACCCCTCCGAGTACAAGAAGCAATGGGCCGACTTCGAGCGCAAGCTCCAGGAGGACGCCCGCAACGGACAGGAGGGGAAGGCCTCGGCCTCCGTGCAGGTGCAGGTGCCCGCCGCCCGGCCCGCCGCCTCCGCCCGTCCTCCAGCCCCTCCCGTGCAAGCCCGCGCCCCCGCGCGCCCCCCGCCGCCGCCCGTCTCGGACGACGACAAGACGCCCCCGCCCACCCGGAACCCCTTCGCCCAAGGGGCGGATGACGATCTGAGCGCCCCTTCTGACTTTCCCACCCATACCGGCTTGCCGCCCCAGGATGAGCCCAAGGTGGAGGTCTCGGAGGACCTGCTCGCCGAGGCCACCGTGCAGCCTCCCCGCCGGCCCGCGCCCGGGGTGGCCGCGCCGAAGCCGGGCGCCAGTGCCCTCCCGGTCCTGCGCCCCAACGCCTCGCAGCCCCCCCGGCGCCCCGTGCCAGGGCGCTCCGCCGTCGAGGACGAGGACGAGGACATCAAGACCGAGGGACAGAACCCCGGCGAGAAGACGCAGATCCGCGCCACCCCCGAGCGGCCCCGCCGCTGA
- a CDS encoding serine/threonine-protein kinase, with product MASARTCETCGLEVPPGMGTCPRDGTAIAASYAAHDDEVTQIGTPSNVWGEEPPARGKGSPFAWGEEPPPRSQTPSYAQEVPLSPSPWGEEPPTRDALIGMKLGEYELRQRIGVGGMGFVYDGIQPLIGKRVAVKVLRPELAQAPEQVARLLAEARAVNAIRHRGIIDIFGFGQVPDGRQYIVMEFLDGQPLDAHLAEKGRLAPTEALSILDEVLAALGAAHGAGVVHRDLKPSNIFLVREPGNSRYVKLLDFGLAKQGQGPTARTAQTRTDMVVGTPEYMAPEQARGQAVGPMTDLYAMGVVTFEMVTGRLPFTGSSPVDLLMKHVDARPPRPSEFVPELPPALDAFILQMLTKDPEARPGSADALRQQLHRLRRTLLRPTRVQASSANAIAPARALAPLAPPEVPLIPPAPFQAPPPPLPAPLTKQEAPTTPNETVKVSDAHVPAHKTTPTVPNPAVLTAEEARAAGLRPPIRRMTLIGVGILALLAAGGLLLLRGNDPPVPEPSPSPPLSNPEPQAPPPVAQPPPTGLPVELEPLPVPSTQVPATAPSPVDDKPTARVEPAKPPRTKLYSPTLSQLLESIDLLERELDSRAAAGQDISIARGQLMRMREKAQTAGSADARREVSKSLEFLEKSYLKRN from the coding sequence ATGGCTTCCGCGCGAACCTGTGAAACCTGTGGTCTTGAAGTCCCGCCCGGAATGGGCACGTGCCCTCGGGACGGCACCGCTATCGCTGCGTCTTACGCCGCGCACGACGATGAGGTGACGCAGATCGGCACCCCCAGCAATGTGTGGGGGGAGGAACCTCCCGCGCGGGGCAAGGGCTCGCCGTTCGCCTGGGGCGAGGAACCCCCTCCGCGCAGCCAGACCCCGTCCTACGCCCAGGAAGTCCCCCTCTCACCCTCTCCTTGGGGCGAGGAGCCTCCGACGCGCGACGCGCTCATTGGCATGAAGCTGGGCGAGTACGAGCTGCGCCAGCGCATCGGCGTGGGCGGCATGGGCTTCGTCTATGACGGCATCCAGCCGCTCATCGGCAAGCGCGTCGCCGTGAAGGTGCTGCGGCCCGAGCTGGCGCAGGCGCCCGAGCAAGTGGCCCGCCTGCTCGCGGAGGCGCGCGCCGTCAACGCCATCCGCCACCGGGGCATCATCGACATCTTCGGCTTCGGGCAGGTGCCCGATGGCCGGCAGTACATCGTCATGGAGTTCCTGGATGGGCAGCCGCTCGATGCCCACCTGGCCGAGAAGGGCCGGCTGGCGCCCACCGAGGCGCTCTCCATCCTCGATGAGGTGCTCGCCGCGCTGGGGGCCGCGCACGGCGCGGGCGTCGTCCACCGAGACCTCAAGCCGAGCAACATCTTCCTCGTGCGCGAGCCGGGCAACTCCCGCTACGTGAAGTTGCTGGACTTCGGCCTCGCCAAGCAGGGCCAGGGCCCCACTGCCCGCACCGCGCAGACGCGCACGGACATGGTGGTGGGCACCCCGGAGTACATGGCCCCGGAGCAGGCCCGGGGGCAGGCCGTCGGGCCGATGACGGACCTGTACGCCATGGGTGTCGTCACCTTCGAGATGGTCACCGGCCGGTTGCCCTTCACGGGCAGCTCCCCGGTGGATCTCTTGATGAAGCACGTGGATGCCCGGCCGCCGCGCCCCTCGGAGTTCGTCCCGGAGCTGCCGCCCGCGCTGGATGCCTTCATCCTCCAGATGCTGACGAAGGATCCGGAGGCTCGGCCTGGCTCCGCCGACGCCCTGCGCCAACAACTCCACCGGCTGCGCCGCACCTTGCTGCGTCCGACGCGCGTCCAAGCCTCCTCGGCCAACGCCATCGCGCCCGCCCGGGCCCTGGCCCCGCTGGCTCCGCCCGAAGTGCCCCTGATTCCCCCCGCGCCCTTTCAGGCACCGCCGCCGCCGCTCCCCGCCCCCCTCACGAAGCAAGAGGCCCCCACCACCCCCAACGAGACCGTGAAGGTGTCCGACGCGCACGTCCCCGCGCACAAGACCACGCCCACGGTGCCCAATCCCGCGGTGCTCACGGCCGAGGAGGCCCGGGCCGCGGGGCTGCGTCCGCCTATCCGGAGGATGACCCTCATTGGGGTAGGGATCCTGGCTTTGCTGGCAGCGGGCGGGCTGCTGCTGCTCCGGGGCAATGACCCACCAGTTCCTGAGCCCTCCCCTTCGCCTCCCCTGTCGAACCCCGAGCCGCAGGCGCCCCCTCCCGTGGCGCAGCCGCCGCCCACCGGGCTTCCCGTGGAGTTGGAGCCCCTTCCAGTGCCATCCACGCAGGTACCGGCGACGGCTCCGTCCCCCGTGGACGACAAACCCACGGCCCGCGTGGAGCCCGCGAAACCGCCTCGCACCAAGCTCTACAGTCCGACGCTGTCTCAACTTCTCGAGAGCATTGACCTGTTGGAGCGGGAACTGGATTCACGGGCCGCCGCGGGCCAGGACATCTCGATCGCGCGCGGCCAGCTCATGCGGATGCGCGAGAAGGCGCAAACCGCAGGGAGCGCCGATGCCCGCCGCGAAGTGTCCAAGTCGCTTGAGTTCCTGGAGAAGTCCTACCTGAAGCGGAACTAG
- a CDS encoding transglycosylase domain-containing protein, protein MKSVLWILLFLLGLSGVLMPVAYLYNASKLPQLDSEFDVEKLLKHSIEGERMSLVVGLMVKPDRPITFTRPDFARLPKDLVALYITQMGCPTYFQTPREDGVAWAWRLLVGVTVNARPGGDGRCERLLAARIALKLGVNESLPLTVAINKVHASLQKDQLIAYDLAIISFERGVVGVEDVAYKLFGKELDKLQLAELAELQLALPPHNYYGALKSCQNAAIIKQNRDYMLTQLIELDLLTEERGRNAMAQPVTCMLRR, encoded by the coding sequence GTGAAGAGCGTTCTGTGGATTCTGCTATTTCTTCTGGGGCTGTCCGGCGTCCTGATGCCCGTGGCCTATCTCTATAACGCGAGCAAGCTGCCACAGTTGGACAGCGAATTCGACGTCGAGAAGCTGCTCAAGCACAGCATTGAAGGCGAGCGGATGAGCTTGGTGGTCGGCCTGATGGTGAAGCCGGACCGGCCCATCACCTTCACGCGTCCGGACTTCGCCCGGCTCCCGAAGGACCTGGTGGCGCTCTACATCACCCAGATGGGGTGTCCCACCTACTTCCAGACGCCGCGCGAGGATGGGGTGGCCTGGGCCTGGCGGCTGCTCGTGGGGGTGACGGTGAATGCCCGGCCCGGGGGCGACGGCCGGTGTGAGCGGCTGCTGGCCGCGCGCATCGCGTTGAAGCTGGGCGTCAATGAGTCGCTGCCGCTGACGGTGGCCATCAACAAGGTCCATGCCTCGCTCCAGAAGGACCAGCTCATCGCCTATGACCTGGCCATCATCAGCTTCGAGCGGGGCGTGGTGGGGGTGGAGGACGTGGCCTACAAGCTCTTCGGCAAGGAGCTGGACAAGCTGCAACTGGCCGAGCTCGCGGAGCTTCAACTGGCGCTGCCGCCCCACAACTACTACGGCGCCCTCAAGAGCTGCCAGAACGCCGCCATCATCAAGCAGAACCGCGACTACATGCTGACGCAGCTCATCGAGCTGGACTTGCTCACCGAGGAGCGGGGGCGCAACGCCATGGCCCAGCCGGTGACGTGCATGCTGCGCCGGTGA